In one Alosa alosa isolate M-15738 ecotype Scorff River chromosome 14, AALO_Geno_1.1, whole genome shotgun sequence genomic region, the following are encoded:
- the skor1a gene encoding SKI family transcriptional corepressor 1a isoform X1: MEPIPGQLPAGRDSSSSPNSKQELQPYSSSNSLKPNQVSETALYGVPIVSLVIDGQERLCLAQISNTLLKNYSYNEIHNRRVALGITCVQCTPVQLEILRRAGAMPISSRRCGMITKREAERLCKSFLGAHAPPKLPENFAFDVSHECAWGSRGSFIPARYNSSRAKCIKCSYCNMYFSPNKFIFHSHRTPESKYTQPDAANFNSWRRHLKLTDKSASDDVSHAWEDVKAMFNGGSRKRTMPLSGSEMSSSLKSHAASSNITQTSSPEVPHKTLRCEDDRGALGLTNSVRNYPVIPVPSKGFGVLQKIPPPIFPHPYGFPTFGLCHKKDDSIADQNKTNVPGVFWPGVKDNIYPSFPMFWPTAGGLPMSYPQPQPKPHTDLISTRQSETELSDQNDRGSITPKDSLFDSERCSSSQSTRNEEEKSGDEARSTEGHPSTPRKVSYISAFRPVVKDAESIAKLYGNREAYTGARSGYLSPDFVSESSSYRSISPDVDSGEDPDVDVESNKLPEDEESIQLSVEDHHSPQGRISSQANPDESEDSETRPTQQPDDLQRVLFSEAGSSDDERLSKHVPESKDAVVYEVYAHEKDGHLLSSTASHLVSKFPQSPRETIDSIKQSVIPTEDESDLQKTYDVSKDSSSDEAMRDEVPRTGKGIENMAKEELQKQLVEQVELRKKLEREFQNLKDNFQDQMKRELSYREEMVQQLQIVRDTLCNELDQERKARYAIQQKLKDADPSSLRWDLHVQTASPSTLTHQPDSSTHRRTPNTGGSLSCSAILLPKDYF; this comes from the exons ATGGAGCCAATACCCGGCCAGTTGCCAGCGGGACGAGATTCCAGCTCTTCCCCAAATTCAAAACAGGAACTGCAACCCTATTCTAGCTCCAATTCTCTTAAGCCGAATCAAGTCAGTGAGACTGCATTATACGGAGTGCCTATAGTTTCTTTGGTGATAGATGGGCAAGAAAGGCTTTGTTTGGCTCAGATATCTAACACACTCTTGAAGAACTACAGCTATAACGAGATACACAACCGACGCGTCGCTCTTGGGATCACTTGTGTGCAGTGCACCCCGGTTCAGCTCGAGATTCTGAGGCGGGCGGGGGCGATGCCCATCTCATCCAGACGCTGCGGGATGATAACCAAGCGCGAGGCAGAGAGGCTCTGTAAATCCTTCCTTGGGGCCCATGCGCCACCGAAATTGCCTGAAAATTTTGCATTTGACGTCTCTCACGAGTGCGCATGGGGAAGCAGGGGTAGTTTCATTCCAGCTCGATATAACAGCTCAAGAGCAAAATGTATCAAGTGCTCCTACTGTAATATGTATTTTTCTCCGAACAAATTTATCTTTCACTCCCATCGTACACCTGAAtctaaatacacacaaccagacGCAGCAAACTTCAATTCATGGAGACGCCACCTGAAACTCACCGACAAGAGCGCGTCCGATGACGTGAGTCATGCTTGGGAGGACGTGAAGGCCATGTTTAACGGCGGGAGCCGGAAAAGGACGATGCCACTTAGTGGGTCAGAAATGTCCTCTTCTCTAAAGTCCCATGCAGCCTCCAGCAACATTACGCAAACTAGTTCACCCGAGGTTCCGCACAAAACCCTACGCTGTGAAGACGATCGCGGTGCTCTCGGTTTGACCAACAGTGTACGCAACTATCCTGTCATCCCTGTGCCCAGCAAAGGATTTGGGGTACTACAGAAGATCCCACCACCAATCTTTCCACATCCCTATGGATTCCCTACATTTGGATTGTGTCATAAGAAGGACGACAGTATTGCAGACCAAAATAAGACCAACGTTCCAGGTGTGTTTTGGCCAGGAGTAAAGGACAATATTTACCCATCCTTCCCTATGTTTTGGCCCACGGCAGGCGGCCTACCAATGTCATATCCACAACCACAGCCCAAACCGCATACAGATCTAATTTCCACGCGACAAAGTGAGACCGAACTATCTGACCAAAATGATCGAGGCTCCATCACACCCAAAGACAGCCTCTTTGATAGTGAGCGCTGCTCAAGTTCTCAGTCCACGAGGAACGAAGAGGAAAAGTCTGGGGACGAGGCCAGGTCAACGGAGGGACATCCCAGCACGCCTCGAAAGGTGAGCTACATATCTGCTTTCAGGCCAGTTGTGAAAGACGCTGAGAGCATTGCTAAACTATACGGCAACAGGGAGGCATATACAGGGGCTCGTTCAGGTTACCTATCACCTGACTTTGTCAGTGAAAGTTCCAGTTACCGCTCCATCTCTCCAGACGTTGACAGTGGAGAAGACCCGGATGTTGACGTGGAATCGAATAAATTACCAGAAGATGAAGAGTCAATTCAACTTTCCGTTGAAGATCATCACAGTCCCCAGGGGCGGATCTCGTCTCAGGCCAATCCCGATGAAAGTGAAGATTCGGAGACTCGACCAACACAGCAACCGGATGATCTCCAGAGAGTTTTGTTCAGCGAGGCGGGGTCATCTGATGACGAGCGGCTGAGCAAGCACGTGCCAGAGAGTAAAGATGCTGTGGTGTACGAA GTGTATGCCCATGAAAAGGATGGACACCTGCTCTCGTCTACAGCATCTCATTTAGTATCCAAATTTCCCCAGAGTCCGCGGGAGACCATTG ATTCAATTAAGCAAAGCGTCATTCCAACGGAGGACGAATCTGATTTGCAGAAAACCTACGATGTATCCAAAGACAGCTCGA GTGACGAGGCGATGCGCGATGAGGTACCCAGAACTGGAAAAGGCATTGAAAATATGGCGAAAG AGGAGCTTCAAAAACAGCTGGTGGAGCAAGTGGAGCTCAGGAAGAAGCTAGAGCGAGAATTTCAAAATTTAAAAG ATAATTTTCAGGATCAGATGAAGAGAGAGCTGTCATATCGAGAGGAAATGGTACAACAGCTACAGATTGTTCGAG ACACTTTGTGCAACGAGTTGGACCAAGAGAGAAAAGCTCGTTATGCAATTCAACAGAAGCTGAAAG ATGCTGACCCCTCGTCACTGCGCTGGGACCTGCACGTTCAAACCGCCTCTCCTTCCACCTTAACTCATCAGCCAGACTCCTCCACACACCGCCGGACACCTAACACGGGTGGAAGCCTTTCCTGCTCAGCAATCCTACTACCCAAGGACTACTTCTAA
- the skor1a gene encoding SKI family transcriptional corepressor 1a isoform X4, with protein sequence MEPIPGQLPAGRDSSSSPNSKQELQPYSSSNSLKPNQVSETALYGVPIVSLVIDGQERLCLAQISNTLLKNYSYNEIHNRRVALGITCVQCTPVQLEILRRAGAMPISSRRCGMITKREAERLCKSFLGAHAPPKLPENFAFDVSHECAWGSRGSFIPARYNSSRAKCIKCSYCNMYFSPNKFIFHSHRTPESKYTQPDAANFNSWRRHLKLTDKSASDDVSHAWEDVKAMFNGGSRKRTMPLSGSEMSSSLKSHAASSNITQTSSPEVPHKTLRCEDDRGALGLTNSVRNYPVIPVPSKGFGVLQKIPPPIFPHPYGFPTFGLCHKKDDSIADQNKTNVPGVFWPGVKDNIYPSFPMFWPTAGGLPMSYPQPQPKPHTDLISTRQSETELSDQNDRGSITPKDSLFDSERCSSSQSTRNEEEKSGDEARSTEGHPSTPRKVSYISAFRPVVKDAESIAKLYGNREAYTGARSGYLSPDFVSESSSYRSISPDVDSGEDPDVDVESNKLPEDEESIQLSVEDHHSPQGRISSQANPDESEDSETRPTQQPDDLQRVLFSEAGSSDDERLSKHVPESKDAVVYEVYAHEKDGHLLSSTASHLVSKFPQSPRETIDSIKQSVIPTEDESDLQKTYDVSKDSSSDEAMRDEVPRTGKGIENMAKEELQKQLVEQVELRKKLEREFQNLKDNFQDQMKRELSYREEMVQQLQIVRDADPSSLRWDLHVQTASPSTLTHQPDSSTHRRTPNTGGSLSCSAILLPKDYF encoded by the exons ATGGAGCCAATACCCGGCCAGTTGCCAGCGGGACGAGATTCCAGCTCTTCCCCAAATTCAAAACAGGAACTGCAACCCTATTCTAGCTCCAATTCTCTTAAGCCGAATCAAGTCAGTGAGACTGCATTATACGGAGTGCCTATAGTTTCTTTGGTGATAGATGGGCAAGAAAGGCTTTGTTTGGCTCAGATATCTAACACACTCTTGAAGAACTACAGCTATAACGAGATACACAACCGACGCGTCGCTCTTGGGATCACTTGTGTGCAGTGCACCCCGGTTCAGCTCGAGATTCTGAGGCGGGCGGGGGCGATGCCCATCTCATCCAGACGCTGCGGGATGATAACCAAGCGCGAGGCAGAGAGGCTCTGTAAATCCTTCCTTGGGGCCCATGCGCCACCGAAATTGCCTGAAAATTTTGCATTTGACGTCTCTCACGAGTGCGCATGGGGAAGCAGGGGTAGTTTCATTCCAGCTCGATATAACAGCTCAAGAGCAAAATGTATCAAGTGCTCCTACTGTAATATGTATTTTTCTCCGAACAAATTTATCTTTCACTCCCATCGTACACCTGAAtctaaatacacacaaccagacGCAGCAAACTTCAATTCATGGAGACGCCACCTGAAACTCACCGACAAGAGCGCGTCCGATGACGTGAGTCATGCTTGGGAGGACGTGAAGGCCATGTTTAACGGCGGGAGCCGGAAAAGGACGATGCCACTTAGTGGGTCAGAAATGTCCTCTTCTCTAAAGTCCCATGCAGCCTCCAGCAACATTACGCAAACTAGTTCACCCGAGGTTCCGCACAAAACCCTACGCTGTGAAGACGATCGCGGTGCTCTCGGTTTGACCAACAGTGTACGCAACTATCCTGTCATCCCTGTGCCCAGCAAAGGATTTGGGGTACTACAGAAGATCCCACCACCAATCTTTCCACATCCCTATGGATTCCCTACATTTGGATTGTGTCATAAGAAGGACGACAGTATTGCAGACCAAAATAAGACCAACGTTCCAGGTGTGTTTTGGCCAGGAGTAAAGGACAATATTTACCCATCCTTCCCTATGTTTTGGCCCACGGCAGGCGGCCTACCAATGTCATATCCACAACCACAGCCCAAACCGCATACAGATCTAATTTCCACGCGACAAAGTGAGACCGAACTATCTGACCAAAATGATCGAGGCTCCATCACACCCAAAGACAGCCTCTTTGATAGTGAGCGCTGCTCAAGTTCTCAGTCCACGAGGAACGAAGAGGAAAAGTCTGGGGACGAGGCCAGGTCAACGGAGGGACATCCCAGCACGCCTCGAAAGGTGAGCTACATATCTGCTTTCAGGCCAGTTGTGAAAGACGCTGAGAGCATTGCTAAACTATACGGCAACAGGGAGGCATATACAGGGGCTCGTTCAGGTTACCTATCACCTGACTTTGTCAGTGAAAGTTCCAGTTACCGCTCCATCTCTCCAGACGTTGACAGTGGAGAAGACCCGGATGTTGACGTGGAATCGAATAAATTACCAGAAGATGAAGAGTCAATTCAACTTTCCGTTGAAGATCATCACAGTCCCCAGGGGCGGATCTCGTCTCAGGCCAATCCCGATGAAAGTGAAGATTCGGAGACTCGACCAACACAGCAACCGGATGATCTCCAGAGAGTTTTGTTCAGCGAGGCGGGGTCATCTGATGACGAGCGGCTGAGCAAGCACGTGCCAGAGAGTAAAGATGCTGTGGTGTACGAA GTGTATGCCCATGAAAAGGATGGACACCTGCTCTCGTCTACAGCATCTCATTTAGTATCCAAATTTCCCCAGAGTCCGCGGGAGACCATTG ATTCAATTAAGCAAAGCGTCATTCCAACGGAGGACGAATCTGATTTGCAGAAAACCTACGATGTATCCAAAGACAGCTCGA GTGACGAGGCGATGCGCGATGAGGTACCCAGAACTGGAAAAGGCATTGAAAATATGGCGAAAG AGGAGCTTCAAAAACAGCTGGTGGAGCAAGTGGAGCTCAGGAAGAAGCTAGAGCGAGAATTTCAAAATTTAAAAG ATAATTTTCAGGATCAGATGAAGAGAGAGCTGTCATATCGAGAGGAAATGGTACAACAGCTACAGATTGTTCGAG ATGCTGACCCCTCGTCACTGCGCTGGGACCTGCACGTTCAAACCGCCTCTCCTTCCACCTTAACTCATCAGCCAGACTCCTCCACACACCGCCGGACACCTAACACGGGTGGAAGCCTTTCCTGCTCAGCAATCCTACTACCCAAGGACTACTTCTAA
- the skor1a gene encoding SKI family transcriptional corepressor 1a isoform X3, whose translation MEPIPGQLPAGRDSSSSPNSKQELQPYSSSNSLKPNQVSETALYGVPIVSLVIDGQERLCLAQISNTLLKNYSYNEIHNRRVALGITCVQCTPVQLEILRRAGAMPISSRRCGMITKREAERLCKSFLGAHAPPKLPENFAFDVSHECAWGSRGSFIPARYNSSRAKCIKCSYCNMYFSPNKFIFHSHRTPESKYTQPDAANFNSWRRHLKLTDKSASDDVSHAWEDVKAMFNGGSRKRTMPLSGSEMSSSLKSHAASSNITQTSSPEVPHKTLRCEDDRGALGLTNSVRNYPVIPVPSKGFGVLQKIPPPIFPHPYGFPTFGLCHKKDDSIADQNKTNVPGVFWPGVKDNIYPSFPMFWPTAGGLPMSYPQPQPKPHTDLISTRQSETELSDQNDRGSITPKDSLFDSERCSSSQSTRNEEEKSGDEARSTEGHPSTPRKVSYISAFRPVVKDAESIAKLYGNREAYTGARSGYLSPDFVSESSSYRSISPDVDSGEDPDVDVESNKLPEDEESIQLSVEDHHSPQGRISSQANPDESEDSETRPTQQPDDLQRVLFSEAGSSDDERLSKHVPESKDAVVYEVYAHEKDGHLLSSTASHLVSKFPQSPRETIDSIKQSVIPTEDESDLQKTYDVSKDSSSDEAMRDEVPRTGKGIENMAKEELQKQLVEQVELRKKLEREFQNLKDNFQDQMKRELSYREEMVQQLQIVRDTLCNELDQERKARYAIQQKLKAHDALHHFSCKMLTPRHCAGTCTFKPPLLPP comes from the exons ATGGAGCCAATACCCGGCCAGTTGCCAGCGGGACGAGATTCCAGCTCTTCCCCAAATTCAAAACAGGAACTGCAACCCTATTCTAGCTCCAATTCTCTTAAGCCGAATCAAGTCAGTGAGACTGCATTATACGGAGTGCCTATAGTTTCTTTGGTGATAGATGGGCAAGAAAGGCTTTGTTTGGCTCAGATATCTAACACACTCTTGAAGAACTACAGCTATAACGAGATACACAACCGACGCGTCGCTCTTGGGATCACTTGTGTGCAGTGCACCCCGGTTCAGCTCGAGATTCTGAGGCGGGCGGGGGCGATGCCCATCTCATCCAGACGCTGCGGGATGATAACCAAGCGCGAGGCAGAGAGGCTCTGTAAATCCTTCCTTGGGGCCCATGCGCCACCGAAATTGCCTGAAAATTTTGCATTTGACGTCTCTCACGAGTGCGCATGGGGAAGCAGGGGTAGTTTCATTCCAGCTCGATATAACAGCTCAAGAGCAAAATGTATCAAGTGCTCCTACTGTAATATGTATTTTTCTCCGAACAAATTTATCTTTCACTCCCATCGTACACCTGAAtctaaatacacacaaccagacGCAGCAAACTTCAATTCATGGAGACGCCACCTGAAACTCACCGACAAGAGCGCGTCCGATGACGTGAGTCATGCTTGGGAGGACGTGAAGGCCATGTTTAACGGCGGGAGCCGGAAAAGGACGATGCCACTTAGTGGGTCAGAAATGTCCTCTTCTCTAAAGTCCCATGCAGCCTCCAGCAACATTACGCAAACTAGTTCACCCGAGGTTCCGCACAAAACCCTACGCTGTGAAGACGATCGCGGTGCTCTCGGTTTGACCAACAGTGTACGCAACTATCCTGTCATCCCTGTGCCCAGCAAAGGATTTGGGGTACTACAGAAGATCCCACCACCAATCTTTCCACATCCCTATGGATTCCCTACATTTGGATTGTGTCATAAGAAGGACGACAGTATTGCAGACCAAAATAAGACCAACGTTCCAGGTGTGTTTTGGCCAGGAGTAAAGGACAATATTTACCCATCCTTCCCTATGTTTTGGCCCACGGCAGGCGGCCTACCAATGTCATATCCACAACCACAGCCCAAACCGCATACAGATCTAATTTCCACGCGACAAAGTGAGACCGAACTATCTGACCAAAATGATCGAGGCTCCATCACACCCAAAGACAGCCTCTTTGATAGTGAGCGCTGCTCAAGTTCTCAGTCCACGAGGAACGAAGAGGAAAAGTCTGGGGACGAGGCCAGGTCAACGGAGGGACATCCCAGCACGCCTCGAAAGGTGAGCTACATATCTGCTTTCAGGCCAGTTGTGAAAGACGCTGAGAGCATTGCTAAACTATACGGCAACAGGGAGGCATATACAGGGGCTCGTTCAGGTTACCTATCACCTGACTTTGTCAGTGAAAGTTCCAGTTACCGCTCCATCTCTCCAGACGTTGACAGTGGAGAAGACCCGGATGTTGACGTGGAATCGAATAAATTACCAGAAGATGAAGAGTCAATTCAACTTTCCGTTGAAGATCATCACAGTCCCCAGGGGCGGATCTCGTCTCAGGCCAATCCCGATGAAAGTGAAGATTCGGAGACTCGACCAACACAGCAACCGGATGATCTCCAGAGAGTTTTGTTCAGCGAGGCGGGGTCATCTGATGACGAGCGGCTGAGCAAGCACGTGCCAGAGAGTAAAGATGCTGTGGTGTACGAA GTGTATGCCCATGAAAAGGATGGACACCTGCTCTCGTCTACAGCATCTCATTTAGTATCCAAATTTCCCCAGAGTCCGCGGGAGACCATTG ATTCAATTAAGCAAAGCGTCATTCCAACGGAGGACGAATCTGATTTGCAGAAAACCTACGATGTATCCAAAGACAGCTCGA GTGACGAGGCGATGCGCGATGAGGTACCCAGAACTGGAAAAGGCATTGAAAATATGGCGAAAG AGGAGCTTCAAAAACAGCTGGTGGAGCAAGTGGAGCTCAGGAAGAAGCTAGAGCGAGAATTTCAAAATTTAAAAG ATAATTTTCAGGATCAGATGAAGAGAGAGCTGTCATATCGAGAGGAAATGGTACAACAGCTACAGATTGTTCGAG ACACTTTGTGCAACGAGTTGGACCAAGAGAGAAAAGCTCGTTATGCAATTCAACAGAAGCTGAAAG CTCATGATGCTCTTCACCACTTCTCATGCAAGATGCTGACCCCTCGTCACTGCGCTGGGACCTGCACGTTCAAACCGCCTCTCCTTCCACCTTAA
- the skor1a gene encoding SKI family transcriptional corepressor 1a isoform X2, producing MEPIPGQLPAGRDSSSSPNSKQELQPYSSSNSLKPNQVSETALYGVPIVSLVIDGQERLCLAQISNTLLKNYSYNEIHNRRVALGITCVQCTPVQLEILRRAGAMPISSRRCGMITKREAERLCKSFLGAHAPPKLPENFAFDVSHECAWGSRGSFIPARYNSSRAKCIKCSYCNMYFSPNKFIFHSHRTPESKYTQPDAANFNSWRRHLKLTDKSASDDVSHAWEDVKAMFNGGSRKRTMPLSGSEMSSSLKSHAASSNITQTSSPEVPHKTLRCEDDRGALGLTNSVRNYPVIPVPSKGFGVLQKIPPPIFPHPYGFPTFGLCHKKDDSIADQNKTNVPGVFWPGVKDNIYPSFPMFWPTAGGLPMSYPQPQPKPHTDLISTRQSETELSDQNDRGSITPKDSLFDSERCSSSQSTRNEEEKSGDEARSTEGHPSTPRKVSYISAFRPVVKDAESIAKLYGNREAYTGARSGYLSPDFVSESSSYRSISPDVDSGEDPDVDVESNKLPEDEESIQLSVEDHHSPQGRISSQANPDESEDSETRPTQQPDDLQRVLFSEAGSSDDERLSKHVPESKDAVVYEVYAHEKDGHLLSSTASHLVSKFPQSPRETIDSIKQSVIPTEDESDLQKTYDVSKDSSSDEAMRDEVPRTGKGIENMAKEELQKQLVEQVELRKKLEREFQNLKDNFQDQMKRELSYREEMVQQLQIVRDTLCNELDQERKARYAIQQKLKEAHDALHHFSCKMLTPRHCAGTCTFKPPLLPP from the exons ATGGAGCCAATACCCGGCCAGTTGCCAGCGGGACGAGATTCCAGCTCTTCCCCAAATTCAAAACAGGAACTGCAACCCTATTCTAGCTCCAATTCTCTTAAGCCGAATCAAGTCAGTGAGACTGCATTATACGGAGTGCCTATAGTTTCTTTGGTGATAGATGGGCAAGAAAGGCTTTGTTTGGCTCAGATATCTAACACACTCTTGAAGAACTACAGCTATAACGAGATACACAACCGACGCGTCGCTCTTGGGATCACTTGTGTGCAGTGCACCCCGGTTCAGCTCGAGATTCTGAGGCGGGCGGGGGCGATGCCCATCTCATCCAGACGCTGCGGGATGATAACCAAGCGCGAGGCAGAGAGGCTCTGTAAATCCTTCCTTGGGGCCCATGCGCCACCGAAATTGCCTGAAAATTTTGCATTTGACGTCTCTCACGAGTGCGCATGGGGAAGCAGGGGTAGTTTCATTCCAGCTCGATATAACAGCTCAAGAGCAAAATGTATCAAGTGCTCCTACTGTAATATGTATTTTTCTCCGAACAAATTTATCTTTCACTCCCATCGTACACCTGAAtctaaatacacacaaccagacGCAGCAAACTTCAATTCATGGAGACGCCACCTGAAACTCACCGACAAGAGCGCGTCCGATGACGTGAGTCATGCTTGGGAGGACGTGAAGGCCATGTTTAACGGCGGGAGCCGGAAAAGGACGATGCCACTTAGTGGGTCAGAAATGTCCTCTTCTCTAAAGTCCCATGCAGCCTCCAGCAACATTACGCAAACTAGTTCACCCGAGGTTCCGCACAAAACCCTACGCTGTGAAGACGATCGCGGTGCTCTCGGTTTGACCAACAGTGTACGCAACTATCCTGTCATCCCTGTGCCCAGCAAAGGATTTGGGGTACTACAGAAGATCCCACCACCAATCTTTCCACATCCCTATGGATTCCCTACATTTGGATTGTGTCATAAGAAGGACGACAGTATTGCAGACCAAAATAAGACCAACGTTCCAGGTGTGTTTTGGCCAGGAGTAAAGGACAATATTTACCCATCCTTCCCTATGTTTTGGCCCACGGCAGGCGGCCTACCAATGTCATATCCACAACCACAGCCCAAACCGCATACAGATCTAATTTCCACGCGACAAAGTGAGACCGAACTATCTGACCAAAATGATCGAGGCTCCATCACACCCAAAGACAGCCTCTTTGATAGTGAGCGCTGCTCAAGTTCTCAGTCCACGAGGAACGAAGAGGAAAAGTCTGGGGACGAGGCCAGGTCAACGGAGGGACATCCCAGCACGCCTCGAAAGGTGAGCTACATATCTGCTTTCAGGCCAGTTGTGAAAGACGCTGAGAGCATTGCTAAACTATACGGCAACAGGGAGGCATATACAGGGGCTCGTTCAGGTTACCTATCACCTGACTTTGTCAGTGAAAGTTCCAGTTACCGCTCCATCTCTCCAGACGTTGACAGTGGAGAAGACCCGGATGTTGACGTGGAATCGAATAAATTACCAGAAGATGAAGAGTCAATTCAACTTTCCGTTGAAGATCATCACAGTCCCCAGGGGCGGATCTCGTCTCAGGCCAATCCCGATGAAAGTGAAGATTCGGAGACTCGACCAACACAGCAACCGGATGATCTCCAGAGAGTTTTGTTCAGCGAGGCGGGGTCATCTGATGACGAGCGGCTGAGCAAGCACGTGCCAGAGAGTAAAGATGCTGTGGTGTACGAA GTGTATGCCCATGAAAAGGATGGACACCTGCTCTCGTCTACAGCATCTCATTTAGTATCCAAATTTCCCCAGAGTCCGCGGGAGACCATTG ATTCAATTAAGCAAAGCGTCATTCCAACGGAGGACGAATCTGATTTGCAGAAAACCTACGATGTATCCAAAGACAGCTCGA GTGACGAGGCGATGCGCGATGAGGTACCCAGAACTGGAAAAGGCATTGAAAATATGGCGAAAG AGGAGCTTCAAAAACAGCTGGTGGAGCAAGTGGAGCTCAGGAAGAAGCTAGAGCGAGAATTTCAAAATTTAAAAG ATAATTTTCAGGATCAGATGAAGAGAGAGCTGTCATATCGAGAGGAAATGGTACAACAGCTACAGATTGTTCGAG ACACTTTGTGCAACGAGTTGGACCAAGAGAGAAAAGCTCGTTATGCAATTCAACAGAAGCTGAAAG AAGCTCATGATGCTCTTCACCACTTCTCATGCAAGATGCTGACCCCTCGTCACTGCGCTGGGACCTGCACGTTCAAACCGCCTCTCCTTCCACCTTAA